From a single Coturnix japonica isolate 7356 chromosome 18, Coturnix japonica 2.1, whole genome shotgun sequence genomic region:
- the LOC107322341 gene encoding melanin-concentrating hormone receptor 1-like isoform X1 → MAPINSLRNFSTSEAENCSAVAEKPALYTNVIMPSLFSIICFLGIVGNLIVIYTIVKKKKLKRNQTVPDIFIFSLSIVDLLFLLGMPFLIHQLLGNGSWYFGATLCTIITTLDNNSQITSTNILTVMTLDRYLATVYPLKSTYVRTPFIAALVICMVWLLSFLTVIPVWMYAGLMPLADGTVRCALLLPNPETDIYWFTLYQFMLAFAMPLTVICVVYFKILQHITTTVVPLPQRSLQVRTKKVTRMAVAICSAFFICWAPFYILQLVHLGIDTPSISFFYAYNFAISLGYANSCLSPFLYIALSETFKHQFLVAIRPSKVPCHNSSSANNSSMTDGSICLKLASESTQPTQLPEGSSHSLPATVAVH, encoded by the exons ATGGCCCCCATCAACTCTTTGCGCAATTTCTCCACGTCGGAGGCTGAGAACTGCTCAG cAGTAGCAGAGAAGCCAGCACTGTACACCAATGTGATCATGCCCAGCCTCTTCAGCATCATCTGTTTCTTGGGCATTGTGGGGAATCTCATTGTCATTTACACTATTGTCaagaagaagaagctgaagcGTAACCAGACCGTGCCTGACATTTTCATCTTCAGCCTCTCCATCGTGGacctcctcttcctcttggGCATGCCCTTCCTCATCCACCAGCTCTTAGGCAATGGCTCATGGTACTTTGGAGCTACCCTGTGCACCATCATCACCACCCTGGACAACAACAGTCAGATCACCAGCACCAACATTCTTACAGTGATGACCCTGGACCGTTACCTGGCAACTGTCTATCCTCTAAAATCCACCTATGTCCGGACCCCATTTATTGCAGCTCTAGTTATCTGCATGGTGTGGCTGCTCTCCTTCCTGACCGTCATTCCTGTGTGGATGTATGCAGGCCTTATGCCTCTGGCAGATGGGACCGTTCGCTGTGCTCTCTTGCTTCCCAACCCAGAGACTGATATCTACTGGTTCACTCTCTACCAGTTCATGCTGGCATTTGCCATGCCACTGACTGTGATCTGTGTAGTCTACTTCAAGATTCTGCAGCACATAACCACCACTGTGGTCCCACTGCCCCAGAGGAGCCTCCAGGTTCGTACCAAGAAAGTCACCCGCATGGCAGTTGCCATCTGCTCTGCCTTTTTCATTTGCTGGGCTCCTTTCTACATCCTCCAGTTGGTTCACCTTGGCATTGATACCCCATCCATATCTTTCTTTTATGCCTACAACTTTGCCATTAGCTTGGGCTATGCCAACAGCTGCCTCAGCCCCTTTCTCTACATTGCCCTCAGTGAGACCTTCAAGCACCAGTTCTTGGTAGCCATCCGCCCCTCAAAAGTGCCATGtcacaacagcagctctgccaacaacagcagcatgaCAGACGGCAGCATATGCCTAAAACTGGCTTCAGAATCCACTCAGCCGACTCAGCTTCCAGAGGGCTCCTCACACTCACTGCCTGCAACTGTTGCTGTTCACTAG
- the LOC107322341 gene encoding melanin-concentrating hormone receptor 1-like isoform X2: MAPINSLRNFSTSEAENCSVAEKPALYTNVIMPSLFSIICFLGIVGNLIVIYTIVKKKKLKRNQTVPDIFIFSLSIVDLLFLLGMPFLIHQLLGNGSWYFGATLCTIITTLDNNSQITSTNILTVMTLDRYLATVYPLKSTYVRTPFIAALVICMVWLLSFLTVIPVWMYAGLMPLADGTVRCALLLPNPETDIYWFTLYQFMLAFAMPLTVICVVYFKILQHITTTVVPLPQRSLQVRTKKVTRMAVAICSAFFICWAPFYILQLVHLGIDTPSISFFYAYNFAISLGYANSCLSPFLYIALSETFKHQFLVAIRPSKVPCHNSSSANNSSMTDGSICLKLASESTQPTQLPEGSSHSLPATVAVH; this comes from the exons ATGGCCCCCATCAACTCTTTGCGCAATTTCTCCACGTCGGAGGCTGAGAACTGCTCAG TAGCAGAGAAGCCAGCACTGTACACCAATGTGATCATGCCCAGCCTCTTCAGCATCATCTGTTTCTTGGGCATTGTGGGGAATCTCATTGTCATTTACACTATTGTCaagaagaagaagctgaagcGTAACCAGACCGTGCCTGACATTTTCATCTTCAGCCTCTCCATCGTGGacctcctcttcctcttggGCATGCCCTTCCTCATCCACCAGCTCTTAGGCAATGGCTCATGGTACTTTGGAGCTACCCTGTGCACCATCATCACCACCCTGGACAACAACAGTCAGATCACCAGCACCAACATTCTTACAGTGATGACCCTGGACCGTTACCTGGCAACTGTCTATCCTCTAAAATCCACCTATGTCCGGACCCCATTTATTGCAGCTCTAGTTATCTGCATGGTGTGGCTGCTCTCCTTCCTGACCGTCATTCCTGTGTGGATGTATGCAGGCCTTATGCCTCTGGCAGATGGGACCGTTCGCTGTGCTCTCTTGCTTCCCAACCCAGAGACTGATATCTACTGGTTCACTCTCTACCAGTTCATGCTGGCATTTGCCATGCCACTGACTGTGATCTGTGTAGTCTACTTCAAGATTCTGCAGCACATAACCACCACTGTGGTCCCACTGCCCCAGAGGAGCCTCCAGGTTCGTACCAAGAAAGTCACCCGCATGGCAGTTGCCATCTGCTCTGCCTTTTTCATTTGCTGGGCTCCTTTCTACATCCTCCAGTTGGTTCACCTTGGCATTGATACCCCATCCATATCTTTCTTTTATGCCTACAACTTTGCCATTAGCTTGGGCTATGCCAACAGCTGCCTCAGCCCCTTTCTCTACATTGCCCTCAGTGAGACCTTCAAGCACCAGTTCTTGGTAGCCATCCGCCCCTCAAAAGTGCCATGtcacaacagcagctctgccaacaacagcagcatgaCAGACGGCAGCATATGCCTAAAACTGGCTTCAGAATCCACTCAGCCGACTCAGCTTCCAGAGGGCTCCTCACACTCACTGCCTGCAACTGTTGCTGTTCACTAG
- the TSEN54 gene encoding tRNA-splicing endonuclease subunit Sen54 isoform X3, with translation MESGCSRHPRRNRAPRRSCGQKELVPDGSAEQAERLRVCLEEQRQQLAEERVERPGNLVKAVWKPEQGIVELESPAGKFWHTMGFSQCGKQCLLPEEALYLLECGSLQLFYKDMIMSVQEAYEILLSQEVMNLLRYQVFSHLKQLGYIVLRFSPSTVPSPYERQLNLESHCKSSGKHHHKKRRSSSPGSCEKKHKVSEDLPKAEGTREKGRDDCGEFSCVPLDEKPLSEQLKELDTDNGEEQSVTSNSVPLDAGRKNIPSSSWSLVAGDQKASSTGTRVPRWDFTTIFLPNVAPDQPCIHLPSPDSKLLPENVPGREVDAASWCRRINQKQEKLSQKEREQQEKGSKYKSSINADREVRCCINWQEYKALLRWRSQQKVWIRPPHLWDQAVTPLLQPEEATSLAAVRQQISVLQPSHILDGASWLVASQLIAGKATRGLGEYQDRLQRISSRCCGQV, from the exons ATGGAGTCGGGCTGTTCGCGGCACCCGAG gCGGAATAGGGCCCCTCGGCGCTCCTGCGGGCAGAAGGAGCTGGTGCCCGACGGCTCAGCCGAGCAGGCCGAGCGGCTGCGGGTGTGTTTGGAGGAGCAGCggcagcagctggctgaggAGCGTGTGGAACGGCC GGGGAATCTGGTGAAAGCCGTGTGGAAGCCAGAACAGGGCATTGTGGAGCTGGAGTCCCCTGCG GGGAAGTTCTGGCACACTATGGGATTCTCACAGTGTGGCAAACAGTGTCTACTGCCTGAGGAGGCTCTGTACTTGCTGGAGTGT GGCTCTCTTCAGCTCTTTTACAAAGACATGATTATGTCAGTCCAGGAAGCCTATGAAATTCTGCTGTCCCAGGAGGTGATGAACCTGCTACGTTACCAG GTGTTCAGCCACTTGAAGCAACTGGGCTATATTGTACTGAGATTCAGCCCCAG CACTGTCCCGTCTCCTTATGAGAGACAACTAAACCTGGAAAGCCATTGCAAGAGCTCTGGGAAACACCATCACAAAAAGAGGAGGAGTTCCAGCCCTGG ATCATGTGAGAAGAAACATAAGGTATCTGAGGACCTTCCAAAAGCTGAAGGGACCCGTGAAAAAGGTAGAGATGACTGTGGAGAATTCAGCTGTGTTCCCTTGGATGAGAAGCCATtgtcagagcagctgaaggaattgGATACTGACAATGGAGAGGAGCAGTCTGTCACATCAAACTCAGTTCCTCTTGATGCAGGACGAAAGAACATCCCAAGCTCCTCCTGGAGTCTGGTAGCTGGAGACCAGAAGGCAAGCAGCACTGGAACCCGTGTGCCACGCTGGGATTTTACCACAATCTTCTTGCCAAATGTGGCCCCAGATCAGCCATGTATACATCTGCCCTCACCTGACAGCAAGCTTCTGCCAGAAAATGTGCCAGGGAGGGAAGTTGATGCAGCATCCTGGTGCAGACGCATCAATCAAAAACAGGAGAAGCTGtcacagaaggaaagggagcagcaggaaaagggaagcAAGTACAAAAGCAGTATCAATGCTGACAGGGAGGTCAGGTGCTGCATCAATTGGCAGGAATACAAAGCTCTCTTGAGATGGAGGAGCCAACAGAAAGTTTGGATACGACCACCACATCTGTGGGACCAAGCTGTCACACCACTTCTGCAGCCAGAGGAAGCTACCTCATTAG ctgcagtcCGCCAACAGAtcagtgtgctgcagccctcccacATACTGGATGGAGCCTCCTGGTTAGTAGCCAGCCAGCTCATAGCTGGTAAG GCTACAAGAGGACTTGGAGAGTATCAAGATAGACTTCAACGTATATCAAGCAGATGCTGTGGCCAAGTTTAA
- the TSEN54 gene encoding tRNA-splicing endonuclease subunit Sen54 isoform X1, with the protein MESGCSRHPRRNRAPRRSCGQKELVPDGSAEQAERLRVCLEEQRQQLAEERVERPGNLVKAVWKPEQGIVELESPAGKFWHTMGFSQCGKQCLLPEEALYLLECGSLQLFYKDMIMSVQEAYEILLSQEVMNLLRYQVFSHLKQLGYIVLRFSPSTVPSPYERQLNLESHCKSSGKHHHKKRRSSSPGSCEKKHKVSEDLPKAEGTREKGRDDCGEFSCVPLDEKPLSEQLKELDTDNGEEQSVTSNSVPLDAGRKNIPSSSWSLVAGDQKASSTGTRVPRWDFTTIFLPNVAPDQPCIHLPSPDSKLLPENVPGREVDAASWCRRINQKQEKLSQKEREQQEKGSKYKSSINADREVRCCINWQEYKALLRWRSQQKVWIRPPHLWDQAVTPLLQPEEATSLAAVRQQISVLQPSHILDGASWLQEDLESIKIDFNVYQADAVAKFKKTNPGKPYVRMCVQSFDEQIPSLRALKQVTYQSGDVPVVFALVDHGEIAFYSLKEFKLPDDVNY; encoded by the exons ATGGAGTCGGGCTGTTCGCGGCACCCGAG gCGGAATAGGGCCCCTCGGCGCTCCTGCGGGCAGAAGGAGCTGGTGCCCGACGGCTCAGCCGAGCAGGCCGAGCGGCTGCGGGTGTGTTTGGAGGAGCAGCggcagcagctggctgaggAGCGTGTGGAACGGCC GGGGAATCTGGTGAAAGCCGTGTGGAAGCCAGAACAGGGCATTGTGGAGCTGGAGTCCCCTGCG GGGAAGTTCTGGCACACTATGGGATTCTCACAGTGTGGCAAACAGTGTCTACTGCCTGAGGAGGCTCTGTACTTGCTGGAGTGT GGCTCTCTTCAGCTCTTTTACAAAGACATGATTATGTCAGTCCAGGAAGCCTATGAAATTCTGCTGTCCCAGGAGGTGATGAACCTGCTACGTTACCAG GTGTTCAGCCACTTGAAGCAACTGGGCTATATTGTACTGAGATTCAGCCCCAG CACTGTCCCGTCTCCTTATGAGAGACAACTAAACCTGGAAAGCCATTGCAAGAGCTCTGGGAAACACCATCACAAAAAGAGGAGGAGTTCCAGCCCTGG ATCATGTGAGAAGAAACATAAGGTATCTGAGGACCTTCCAAAAGCTGAAGGGACCCGTGAAAAAGGTAGAGATGACTGTGGAGAATTCAGCTGTGTTCCCTTGGATGAGAAGCCATtgtcagagcagctgaaggaattgGATACTGACAATGGAGAGGAGCAGTCTGTCACATCAAACTCAGTTCCTCTTGATGCAGGACGAAAGAACATCCCAAGCTCCTCCTGGAGTCTGGTAGCTGGAGACCAGAAGGCAAGCAGCACTGGAACCCGTGTGCCACGCTGGGATTTTACCACAATCTTCTTGCCAAATGTGGCCCCAGATCAGCCATGTATACATCTGCCCTCACCTGACAGCAAGCTTCTGCCAGAAAATGTGCCAGGGAGGGAAGTTGATGCAGCATCCTGGTGCAGACGCATCAATCAAAAACAGGAGAAGCTGtcacagaaggaaagggagcagcaggaaaagggaagcAAGTACAAAAGCAGTATCAATGCTGACAGGGAGGTCAGGTGCTGCATCAATTGGCAGGAATACAAAGCTCTCTTGAGATGGAGGAGCCAACAGAAAGTTTGGATACGACCACCACATCTGTGGGACCAAGCTGTCACACCACTTCTGCAGCCAGAGGAAGCTACCTCATTAG ctgcagtcCGCCAACAGAtcagtgtgctgcagccctcccacATACTGGATGGAGCCTCCTG GCTACAAGAGGACTTGGAGAGTATCAAGATAGACTTCAACGTATATCAAGCAGATGCTGTGGCCAAGTTTAAGAAGACAAATCCTGGGAAGCCATATGTCAGGATGTGTGTTCAAAG ctttgATGAGCAGATCCCATCCCTTCGGGCTTTGAAGCAGGTTACGTATCAGAGTGGGGATGTTCCAGTGGTCTTTGCTCTAGTGGACCATGGAGAAATTGCCTTCTACTCACTAAAGGAATTCAAGCTGCCAGATGATGTTAATTACTGA
- the TSEN54 gene encoding tRNA-splicing endonuclease subunit Sen54 isoform X2 gives MESGCSRHPRRNRAPRRSCGQKELVPDGSAEQAERLRVCLEEQRQQLAEERVERPFVLLLQGKFWHTMGFSQCGKQCLLPEEALYLLECGSLQLFYKDMIMSVQEAYEILLSQEVMNLLRYQVFSHLKQLGYIVLRFSPSTVPSPYERQLNLESHCKSSGKHHHKKRRSSSPGSCEKKHKVSEDLPKAEGTREKGRDDCGEFSCVPLDEKPLSEQLKELDTDNGEEQSVTSNSVPLDAGRKNIPSSSWSLVAGDQKASSTGTRVPRWDFTTIFLPNVAPDQPCIHLPSPDSKLLPENVPGREVDAASWCRRINQKQEKLSQKEREQQEKGSKYKSSINADREVRCCINWQEYKALLRWRSQQKVWIRPPHLWDQAVTPLLQPEEATSLAAVRQQISVLQPSHILDGASWLQEDLESIKIDFNVYQADAVAKFKKTNPGKPYVRMCVQSFDEQIPSLRALKQVTYQSGDVPVVFALVDHGEIAFYSLKEFKLPDDVNY, from the exons ATGGAGTCGGGCTGTTCGCGGCACCCGAG gCGGAATAGGGCCCCTCGGCGCTCCTGCGGGCAGAAGGAGCTGGTGCCCGACGGCTCAGCCGAGCAGGCCGAGCGGCTGCGGGTGTGTTTGGAGGAGCAGCggcagcagctggctgaggAGCGTGTGGAACGGCC GTTTGTGCTTCTGTTGCAGGGGAAGTTCTGGCACACTATGGGATTCTCACAGTGTGGCAAACAGTGTCTACTGCCTGAGGAGGCTCTGTACTTGCTGGAGTGT GGCTCTCTTCAGCTCTTTTACAAAGACATGATTATGTCAGTCCAGGAAGCCTATGAAATTCTGCTGTCCCAGGAGGTGATGAACCTGCTACGTTACCAG GTGTTCAGCCACTTGAAGCAACTGGGCTATATTGTACTGAGATTCAGCCCCAG CACTGTCCCGTCTCCTTATGAGAGACAACTAAACCTGGAAAGCCATTGCAAGAGCTCTGGGAAACACCATCACAAAAAGAGGAGGAGTTCCAGCCCTGG ATCATGTGAGAAGAAACATAAGGTATCTGAGGACCTTCCAAAAGCTGAAGGGACCCGTGAAAAAGGTAGAGATGACTGTGGAGAATTCAGCTGTGTTCCCTTGGATGAGAAGCCATtgtcagagcagctgaaggaattgGATACTGACAATGGAGAGGAGCAGTCTGTCACATCAAACTCAGTTCCTCTTGATGCAGGACGAAAGAACATCCCAAGCTCCTCCTGGAGTCTGGTAGCTGGAGACCAGAAGGCAAGCAGCACTGGAACCCGTGTGCCACGCTGGGATTTTACCACAATCTTCTTGCCAAATGTGGCCCCAGATCAGCCATGTATACATCTGCCCTCACCTGACAGCAAGCTTCTGCCAGAAAATGTGCCAGGGAGGGAAGTTGATGCAGCATCCTGGTGCAGACGCATCAATCAAAAACAGGAGAAGCTGtcacagaaggaaagggagcagcaggaaaagggaagcAAGTACAAAAGCAGTATCAATGCTGACAGGGAGGTCAGGTGCTGCATCAATTGGCAGGAATACAAAGCTCTCTTGAGATGGAGGAGCCAACAGAAAGTTTGGATACGACCACCACATCTGTGGGACCAAGCTGTCACACCACTTCTGCAGCCAGAGGAAGCTACCTCATTAG ctgcagtcCGCCAACAGAtcagtgtgctgcagccctcccacATACTGGATGGAGCCTCCTG GCTACAAGAGGACTTGGAGAGTATCAAGATAGACTTCAACGTATATCAAGCAGATGCTGTGGCCAAGTTTAAGAAGACAAATCCTGGGAAGCCATATGTCAGGATGTGTGTTCAAAG ctttgATGAGCAGATCCCATCCCTTCGGGCTTTGAAGCAGGTTACGTATCAGAGTGGGGATGTTCCAGTGGTCTTTGCTCTAGTGGACCATGGAGAAATTGCCTTCTACTCACTAAAGGAATTCAAGCTGCCAGATGATGTTAATTACTGA
- the TSEN54 gene encoding tRNA-splicing endonuclease subunit Sen54 isoform X4, with translation MGFSQCGKQCLLPEEALYLLECGSLQLFYKDMIMSVQEAYEILLSQEVMNLLRYQVFSHLKQLGYIVLRFSPSTVPSPYERQLNLESHCKSSGKHHHKKRRSSSPGSCEKKHKVSEDLPKAEGTREKGRDDCGEFSCVPLDEKPLSEQLKELDTDNGEEQSVTSNSVPLDAGRKNIPSSSWSLVAGDQKASSTGTRVPRWDFTTIFLPNVAPDQPCIHLPSPDSKLLPENVPGREVDAASWCRRINQKQEKLSQKEREQQEKGSKYKSSINADREVRCCINWQEYKALLRWRSQQKVWIRPPHLWDQAVTPLLQPEEATSLAAVRQQISVLQPSHILDGASWLQEDLESIKIDFNVYQADAVAKFKKTNPGKPYVRMCVQSFDEQIPSLRALKQVTYQSGDVPVVFALVDHGEIAFYSLKEFKLPDDVNY, from the exons ATGGGATTCTCACAGTGTGGCAAACAGTGTCTACTGCCTGAGGAGGCTCTGTACTTGCTGGAGTGT GGCTCTCTTCAGCTCTTTTACAAAGACATGATTATGTCAGTCCAGGAAGCCTATGAAATTCTGCTGTCCCAGGAGGTGATGAACCTGCTACGTTACCAG GTGTTCAGCCACTTGAAGCAACTGGGCTATATTGTACTGAGATTCAGCCCCAG CACTGTCCCGTCTCCTTATGAGAGACAACTAAACCTGGAAAGCCATTGCAAGAGCTCTGGGAAACACCATCACAAAAAGAGGAGGAGTTCCAGCCCTGG ATCATGTGAGAAGAAACATAAGGTATCTGAGGACCTTCCAAAAGCTGAAGGGACCCGTGAAAAAGGTAGAGATGACTGTGGAGAATTCAGCTGTGTTCCCTTGGATGAGAAGCCATtgtcagagcagctgaaggaattgGATACTGACAATGGAGAGGAGCAGTCTGTCACATCAAACTCAGTTCCTCTTGATGCAGGACGAAAGAACATCCCAAGCTCCTCCTGGAGTCTGGTAGCTGGAGACCAGAAGGCAAGCAGCACTGGAACCCGTGTGCCACGCTGGGATTTTACCACAATCTTCTTGCCAAATGTGGCCCCAGATCAGCCATGTATACATCTGCCCTCACCTGACAGCAAGCTTCTGCCAGAAAATGTGCCAGGGAGGGAAGTTGATGCAGCATCCTGGTGCAGACGCATCAATCAAAAACAGGAGAAGCTGtcacagaaggaaagggagcagcaggaaaagggaagcAAGTACAAAAGCAGTATCAATGCTGACAGGGAGGTCAGGTGCTGCATCAATTGGCAGGAATACAAAGCTCTCTTGAGATGGAGGAGCCAACAGAAAGTTTGGATACGACCACCACATCTGTGGGACCAAGCTGTCACACCACTTCTGCAGCCAGAGGAAGCTACCTCATTAG ctgcagtcCGCCAACAGAtcagtgtgctgcagccctcccacATACTGGATGGAGCCTCCTG GCTACAAGAGGACTTGGAGAGTATCAAGATAGACTTCAACGTATATCAAGCAGATGCTGTGGCCAAGTTTAAGAAGACAAATCCTGGGAAGCCATATGTCAGGATGTGTGTTCAAAG ctttgATGAGCAGATCCCATCCCTTCGGGCTTTGAAGCAGGTTACGTATCAGAGTGGGGATGTTCCAGTGGTCTTTGCTCTAGTGGACCATGGAGAAATTGCCTTCTACTCACTAAAGGAATTCAAGCTGCCAGATGATGTTAATTACTGA